In Meleagris gallopavo isolate NT-WF06-2002-E0010 breed Aviagen turkey brand Nicholas breeding stock chromosome 3, Turkey_5.1, whole genome shotgun sequence, one DNA window encodes the following:
- the LOC104910212 gene encoding gamma-aminobutyric acid type B receptor subunit 2-like, with amino-acid sequence MVNGIGFLDMEDLAETTMVRNDLTGVLYGEDIEISDTESFSNDPCTSVKKLKGNDVRIILGQFDEEMAVKVFCCAYVEEMYGSKYQWIIPGWYENLWWESWINSSQCLSKNLLAAMEGYIGVDFEPLSSKMNKTISGRTPQQYEREYNAKRGDGQSSKFHGYAYDGIWVIAKTLQRAMKYLNATNKHQKIEDFNYTNHKLGKIFLDAMNETNFFGVTVSPKQQFLGEEGTHDFKSVAPVSTAFKILLKKKDRCVFLLFSEIPNLSLQLKWMLCLLPVFCCQEMTLFNYSVIKFLSIDVI; translated from the exons GTGAGGAATGATCTGACTGGTGTCCTGTATGGTGAAGATATTGAAATTTCAGATACTGAGAGTTTCTCCAATGACCCTTGCACAAGTGTAAAGAAGCTTAAG GGTAATGACGTTCGGATCATCCTTGGCCAGTTTGATGAGGAAATGGCTGTGAAAGTTTTCTGCTGT gCTTATGTTGAAGAAATGTATGGCAGCAAATATCAGTGGATTATCCCAGGATGGTATGAAAACCTTTGGTGGGAATCCTGGATTAATTCCTCACAATGTCTCAGCAAAAATCTTCTTGCAGCCATGGAAGGTTATATTGGAGTGGATTTTGAGCCTCTCAGTTCAAAAATGAATAAGACCATATCAGGAAGG acTCCACAACAATATGAAAGGGAATACAACGCAAAGCGTGGTGATGGACAATCCAGCAAATTTCATGGTTACGCCTATGATGGAATATGGGTGATTGCCAAGACCTTGCAGCGTGCAATGAAATATCTCAATGCCACCAACAAGCACCAAAAAATTGAAGATTTTAATTACACAAATCACAAACTTGGCAAAATTTTTCTGGATGCTATGAATGAAACGAACTTCTTCGGAGTAACAGTAAGTCCTAAGCAGCAATttctgggggaggagggaacTCATGATTTTAAGTCAGTAGCTCCAGTAAgcactgcatttaaaatactcttgaaaaagaaagataggtgtgtatttcttttattttcagagattcCTAATTTATCTTTGCAATTAAAGTGGATGCTTTGCTTATTACCTGTCTTCTGCTGCCAAGAGATGACACTGTTTAATTACTCAGTTATCAAATTTTTAAGCATTGATGTGATCTGA